A genomic stretch from Primulina huaijiensis isolate GDHJ02 chromosome 14, ASM1229523v2, whole genome shotgun sequence includes:
- the LOC140956753 gene encoding uncharacterized protein produces MGKDSKSKDSSGKNKGKQAAGGSDDVASKGKGKAGKSDGLGTCTYVKARHILCEKQGKINEAYKKLQDGWLSNGDKVPPTEFAKIAAEYSECPSGKKGGDLGWFPRGKMAGPFQEVAFNTPVGVTSAPFKSTHGYHIILSEGRKN; encoded by the exons ATGGGGAAAGACTCCAAGTCTAAGGATTCATCAGGAAAGAATAAGGGAAAGCAAGCGGCAGGGGGTAGTGATGATGTAGCATCAAAAGGCAAAGGGAAAGCTGGAAAATCAGATGGCTTAGGAACTTGTACTTACGTCAAGG CCAGGCATATCTTGTGTGAGAAGCAAGGAAAGATTAATGAAGCCTATAAGAAGCTGCAAGATGGCTGGCTTAGCAATGGAGACAAAGTCCCACCTACCGAGTTTGCTAAG ATCGCAGCTGAGTATTCTGAGTGTCCATCGGGTAAGAAAGGTGGGGATCTCGGATGGTTTCCTCGTGGCAAAATGGCTGGCCCGTTTCAGGAGGTTGCTTTTAACACACCTGTTGGAGTGACCAGCGCACCGTTTAAATCAAC ACATGGATACCACATTATCTTGAGTGAAGGACGGAAGAATTAA